The Impatiens glandulifera chromosome 8, dImpGla2.1, whole genome shotgun sequence genome includes a window with the following:
- the LOC124911480 gene encoding casein kinase 1-like protein 3 isoform X2, with protein MERIIGGKYKLGRKIGSGSFGEIFLATHVDTFEIVAVKIENNKTRHPQLFYEAKLYKVLQGGSGIPGARWSGVDGEDNVLVLDLLGPSLEDLFVYCGRKFSLKTVLMLADQMISRIEYVHSKGFLHRDIKPDNFLMGLGRKANQVYIIDFGLAKRYRDPGTNRHIPYRENKNLTGTARYASCNTHLGIEQSRRDDLESLGYVLLYFLRGSLPWQGLKAANKKQKYDKICEKKLATPIEVLCKSYPVEFASYMHYCHSLNFDQRPDYGFLKRLFRELFSRQGYDFDYIFDWTILKYQQSQKTKPQPQLSQPLPGEGHSRATVSDVDKHRQVGDHTLYSAGISEHMKLENSDGPGIRMQFKSPTTGNLNFDNPLKRNILSNSDLPSTSFYPPGVSKQKSSRPAENTSSSHANGDKTRPSSSWIPSLHRISSAK; from the exons ATGGAGAGGATCATCGGAGGGAAGTACAAGCTTGGCCGCAAGATCGGTAGCGGATCTTTCGGAGAAATCTTTCTAG CTACTCATGTTGATACGTTTGAGATCGTCGCAGTGAAGATc GAAAACAACAAAACGAGGCATCCTCAACTGTTTTACGAGGCTAAGTTGTACAAAGTTCTTCAAGGAGGAA gtggtaTTCCTGGCGCCAGATGGTCTGGCGTTGATGGGGAAGATAATGTACTTGTATTGGATTTGCTGGGGCCAAGTCTTGAAGATTTGTTTGTGTACTGTGGAAGGAAGTTCTCTCTTAAGACAGTCTTGATGTTAGCTGATCAGATG ATATCAAGAATTGAGTATGTACATTCTAAAGGATTTCTACATAGGGACATTAAACCTGATAACTTCCTCATGGGCCTTGGTCGGAAAGCAAATCAG GTATATATTATTGACTTTGGGCTAGCGAAAAGATATCGTGATCCAGGAACCAATCGCCATATTCCTTACAG GGAGAATAAAAACTTGACGGGCACTGCACGTTATGCAAGTTGTAATACTCATCTAGGAATTG AACAAAGTCGTAGGGATGATCTAGAGTCACTTGGATATGTACTTCTATATTTCTTGAGAGGAAG TCTTCCATGGCAAGGGTTAAAAGCTGCAAATAAGAAGCAAAAGTATGacaaaatatgtgagaagaaaTTGGCGACCCCAATAGAG GTTTTGTGCAAGTCGTACCCTGTGGAGTTTGCTTCGTACATGCATTACTGCCATTCATTGAATTTTGATCAGAGACCTGATTATGGATTCTTGAAGCGACTATTCCGCGAGTTGTTCAGTCGACAGG GGTATGATTTTGATTACATATTTGATTGGACCATCCTGAAATACCAGCAGTCACAAAAGACCAAACCTCAGCCACAGTTATCT CAGCCACTTCCTGGTGAGGGTCATAGTAGAGCAACTGTATCTGATGTCGATAAACATCGTCAAG TAGGCGACCACACTTTATATTCTGCGGGGATTTCAGAGCATATGAAACTAGAGAATAGCGATGGTCCAGGCATCCGGATGCAATTTAAGTCACCTACTACTGGGAATTTGAACTTTGACAATCCCCTGAAGAGAAAT ATATTGAGCAATTCAGACTTGCCATCTACCTCATTTTATCCACCTGGAGTTTCTAAACAGAAATCCTCAAGACCTGCTGAAAATACCAGTTCTTCTCATGCTAATGGCGATAAGACCCGCCCTTCAAGCAGCTGGATTCCATCCCTCCACCGAATATCTTCTGCCAAGTGA
- the LOC124911480 gene encoding casein kinase 1-like protein 4 isoform X6 gives MERIIGGKYKLGRKIGSGSFGEIFLATHVDTFEIVAVKIENNKTRHPQLFYEAKLYKVLQGGSGIPGARWSGVDGEDNVLVLDLLGPSLEDLFVYCGRKFSLKTVLMLADQMISRIEYVHSKGFLHRDIKPDNFLMGLGRKANQVYIIDFGLAKRYRDPGTNRHIPYRENKNLTGTARYASCNTHLGIEQSRRDDLESLGYVLLYFLRGSLPWQGLKAANKKQKYDKICEKKLATPIEVLCKSYPVEFASYMHYCHSLNFDQRPDYGFLKRLFRELFSRQGYDFDYIFDWTILKYQQSQKTKPQPQLSQPLPGEGHSRATVSDVDKHRQESGFSKPIDVSLNLEECYECTKARLVCALSMPSR, from the exons ATGGAGAGGATCATCGGAGGGAAGTACAAGCTTGGCCGCAAGATCGGTAGCGGATCTTTCGGAGAAATCTTTCTAG CTACTCATGTTGATACGTTTGAGATCGTCGCAGTGAAGATc GAAAACAACAAAACGAGGCATCCTCAACTGTTTTACGAGGCTAAGTTGTACAAAGTTCTTCAAGGAGGAA gtggtaTTCCTGGCGCCAGATGGTCTGGCGTTGATGGGGAAGATAATGTACTTGTATTGGATTTGCTGGGGCCAAGTCTTGAAGATTTGTTTGTGTACTGTGGAAGGAAGTTCTCTCTTAAGACAGTCTTGATGTTAGCTGATCAGATG ATATCAAGAATTGAGTATGTACATTCTAAAGGATTTCTACATAGGGACATTAAACCTGATAACTTCCTCATGGGCCTTGGTCGGAAAGCAAATCAG GTATATATTATTGACTTTGGGCTAGCGAAAAGATATCGTGATCCAGGAACCAATCGCCATATTCCTTACAG GGAGAATAAAAACTTGACGGGCACTGCACGTTATGCAAGTTGTAATACTCATCTAGGAATTG AACAAAGTCGTAGGGATGATCTAGAGTCACTTGGATATGTACTTCTATATTTCTTGAGAGGAAG TCTTCCATGGCAAGGGTTAAAAGCTGCAAATAAGAAGCAAAAGTATGacaaaatatgtgagaagaaaTTGGCGACCCCAATAGAG GTTTTGTGCAAGTCGTACCCTGTGGAGTTTGCTTCGTACATGCATTACTGCCATTCATTGAATTTTGATCAGAGACCTGATTATGGATTCTTGAAGCGACTATTCCGCGAGTTGTTCAGTCGACAGG GGTATGATTTTGATTACATATTTGATTGGACCATCCTGAAATACCAGCAGTCACAAAAGACCAAACCTCAGCCACAGTTATCT CAGCCACTTCCTGGTGAGGGTCATAGTAGAGCAACTGTATCTGATGTCGATAAACATCGTCAAG AATCTGGATTTTCAAAGCCTATTGATGTCAGCCTGAATCTGGAAGAGTGCTATGAGTGTACAAAAGCAAGACTGGTTTGCGCTCTTAGTATGCCCTCAAggtga
- the LOC124911480 gene encoding casein kinase 1-like protein 3 isoform X4: MERIIGGKYKLGRKIGSGSFGEIFLATHVDTFEIVAVKIENNKTRHPQLFYEAKLYKVLQGGSGIPGARWSGVDGEDNVLVLDLLGPSLEDLFVYCGRKFSLKTVLMLADQMISRIEYVHSKGFLHRDIKPDNFLMGLGRKANQVYIIDFGLAKRYRDPGTNRHIPYRENKNLTGTARYASCNTHLGIEQSRRDDLESLGYVLLYFLRGSLPWQGLKAANKKQKYDKICEKKLATPIEVLCKSYPVEFASYMHYCHSLNFDQRPDYGFLKRLFRELFSRQGYDFDYIFDWTILKYQQSQKTKPQPQLSPLPGEGHSRATVSDVDKHRQVGDHTLYSAGISEHMKLENSDGPGIRMQFKSPTTGNLNFDNPLKRNILSNSDLPSTSFYPPGVSKQKSSRPAENTSSSHANGDKTRPSSSWIPSLHRISSAK; this comes from the exons ATGGAGAGGATCATCGGAGGGAAGTACAAGCTTGGCCGCAAGATCGGTAGCGGATCTTTCGGAGAAATCTTTCTAG CTACTCATGTTGATACGTTTGAGATCGTCGCAGTGAAGATc GAAAACAACAAAACGAGGCATCCTCAACTGTTTTACGAGGCTAAGTTGTACAAAGTTCTTCAAGGAGGAA gtggtaTTCCTGGCGCCAGATGGTCTGGCGTTGATGGGGAAGATAATGTACTTGTATTGGATTTGCTGGGGCCAAGTCTTGAAGATTTGTTTGTGTACTGTGGAAGGAAGTTCTCTCTTAAGACAGTCTTGATGTTAGCTGATCAGATG ATATCAAGAATTGAGTATGTACATTCTAAAGGATTTCTACATAGGGACATTAAACCTGATAACTTCCTCATGGGCCTTGGTCGGAAAGCAAATCAG GTATATATTATTGACTTTGGGCTAGCGAAAAGATATCGTGATCCAGGAACCAATCGCCATATTCCTTACAG GGAGAATAAAAACTTGACGGGCACTGCACGTTATGCAAGTTGTAATACTCATCTAGGAATTG AACAAAGTCGTAGGGATGATCTAGAGTCACTTGGATATGTACTTCTATATTTCTTGAGAGGAAG TCTTCCATGGCAAGGGTTAAAAGCTGCAAATAAGAAGCAAAAGTATGacaaaatatgtgagaagaaaTTGGCGACCCCAATAGAG GTTTTGTGCAAGTCGTACCCTGTGGAGTTTGCTTCGTACATGCATTACTGCCATTCATTGAATTTTGATCAGAGACCTGATTATGGATTCTTGAAGCGACTATTCCGCGAGTTGTTCAGTCGACAGG GGTATGATTTTGATTACATATTTGATTGGACCATCCTGAAATACCAGCAGTCACAAAAGACCAAACCTCAGCCACAGTTATCT CCACTTCCTGGTGAGGGTCATAGTAGAGCAACTGTATCTGATGTCGATAAACATCGTCAAG TAGGCGACCACACTTTATATTCTGCGGGGATTTCAGAGCATATGAAACTAGAGAATAGCGATGGTCCAGGCATCCGGATGCAATTTAAGTCACCTACTACTGGGAATTTGAACTTTGACAATCCCCTGAAGAGAAAT ATATTGAGCAATTCAGACTTGCCATCTACCTCATTTTATCCACCTGGAGTTTCTAAACAGAAATCCTCAAGACCTGCTGAAAATACCAGTTCTTCTCATGCTAATGGCGATAAGACCCGCCCTTCAAGCAGCTGGATTCCATCCCTCCACCGAATATCTTCTGCCAAGTGA
- the LOC124911480 gene encoding casein kinase 1-like protein 4 isoform X1 → MERIIGGKYKLGRKIGSGSFGEIFLATHVDTFEIVAVKIENNKTRHPQLFYEAKLYKVLQGGSGIPGARWSGVDGEDNVLVLDLLGPSLEDLFVYCGRKFSLKTVLMLADQMISRIEYVHSKGFLHRDIKPDNFLMGLGRKANQVYIIDFGLAKRYRDPGTNRHIPYRENKNLTGTARYASCNTHLGIEQSRRDDLESLGYVLLYFLRGSLPWQGLKAANKKQKYDKICEKKLATPIEVLCKSYPVEFASYMHYCHSLNFDQRPDYGFLKRLFRELFSRQGYDFDYIFDWTILKYQQSQKTKPQPQLSPLPGEGHSRATVSDVDKHRQESGFSKPIDVSLNLEECYECTKARLVCALSMPSRIVSLCWLCAFKRMEAKICPALDRVMLGSGISVWNFHAFALQILFFTGWCKKVSISKKSVTIPNIIWWSIWSEHDLGNS, encoded by the exons ATGGAGAGGATCATCGGAGGGAAGTACAAGCTTGGCCGCAAGATCGGTAGCGGATCTTTCGGAGAAATCTTTCTAG CTACTCATGTTGATACGTTTGAGATCGTCGCAGTGAAGATc GAAAACAACAAAACGAGGCATCCTCAACTGTTTTACGAGGCTAAGTTGTACAAAGTTCTTCAAGGAGGAA gtggtaTTCCTGGCGCCAGATGGTCTGGCGTTGATGGGGAAGATAATGTACTTGTATTGGATTTGCTGGGGCCAAGTCTTGAAGATTTGTTTGTGTACTGTGGAAGGAAGTTCTCTCTTAAGACAGTCTTGATGTTAGCTGATCAGATG ATATCAAGAATTGAGTATGTACATTCTAAAGGATTTCTACATAGGGACATTAAACCTGATAACTTCCTCATGGGCCTTGGTCGGAAAGCAAATCAG GTATATATTATTGACTTTGGGCTAGCGAAAAGATATCGTGATCCAGGAACCAATCGCCATATTCCTTACAG GGAGAATAAAAACTTGACGGGCACTGCACGTTATGCAAGTTGTAATACTCATCTAGGAATTG AACAAAGTCGTAGGGATGATCTAGAGTCACTTGGATATGTACTTCTATATTTCTTGAGAGGAAG TCTTCCATGGCAAGGGTTAAAAGCTGCAAATAAGAAGCAAAAGTATGacaaaatatgtgagaagaaaTTGGCGACCCCAATAGAG GTTTTGTGCAAGTCGTACCCTGTGGAGTTTGCTTCGTACATGCATTACTGCCATTCATTGAATTTTGATCAGAGACCTGATTATGGATTCTTGAAGCGACTATTCCGCGAGTTGTTCAGTCGACAGG GGTATGATTTTGATTACATATTTGATTGGACCATCCTGAAATACCAGCAGTCACAAAAGACCAAACCTCAGCCACAGTTATCT CCACTTCCTGGTGAGGGTCATAGTAGAGCAACTGTATCTGATGTCGATAAACATCGTCAAG AATCTGGATTTTCAAAGCCTATTGATGTCAGCCTGAATCTGGAAGAGTGCTATGAGTGTACAAAAGCAAGACTGGTTTGCGCTCTTAGTATGCCCTCAAg GATTGTGTCCCTGTGCTGGCTGTGTGCATTTAAAAGAATGGAGGCCAAAATATGCCCTGCTTTGGACAGGGTCATGCTAGGCTCTGGAATTTCTGTGTGGAATTTTCATGCATTTGCCcttcagattttattttttactggGTGGTGCAAGAAAGTCTCTATCTCGAAAAAAAGTGTTACGATCCCAAACATTATTTGGTGGTCTATTTGGTCCGAGCACGACCTAGGAAACTCTTGA
- the LOC124911480 gene encoding casein kinase 1-like protein 3 isoform X5 has translation MERIIGGKYKLGRKIGSGSFGEIFLATHVDTFEIVAVKIENNKTRHPQLFYEAKLYKVLQGGSGIPGARWSGVDGEDNVLVLDLLGPSLEDLFVYCGRKFSLKTVLMLADQMISRIEYVHSKGFLHRDIKPDNFLMGLGRKANQVYIIDFGLAKRYRDPGTNRHIPYRENKNLTGTARYASCNTHLGIEQSRRDDLESLGYVLLYFLRGSLPWQGLKAANKKQKYDKICEKKLATPIEVLCKSYPVEFASYMHYCHSLNFDQRPDYGFLKRLFRELFSRQGYDFDYIFDWTILKYQQSQKTKPQPQLSPLPGEGHSRATVSDVDKHRQGDHTLYSAGISEHMKLENSDGPGIRMQFKSPTTGNLNFDNPLKRNILSNSDLPSTSFYPPGVSKQKSSRPAENTSSSHANGDKTRPSSSWIPSLHRISSAK, from the exons ATGGAGAGGATCATCGGAGGGAAGTACAAGCTTGGCCGCAAGATCGGTAGCGGATCTTTCGGAGAAATCTTTCTAG CTACTCATGTTGATACGTTTGAGATCGTCGCAGTGAAGATc GAAAACAACAAAACGAGGCATCCTCAACTGTTTTACGAGGCTAAGTTGTACAAAGTTCTTCAAGGAGGAA gtggtaTTCCTGGCGCCAGATGGTCTGGCGTTGATGGGGAAGATAATGTACTTGTATTGGATTTGCTGGGGCCAAGTCTTGAAGATTTGTTTGTGTACTGTGGAAGGAAGTTCTCTCTTAAGACAGTCTTGATGTTAGCTGATCAGATG ATATCAAGAATTGAGTATGTACATTCTAAAGGATTTCTACATAGGGACATTAAACCTGATAACTTCCTCATGGGCCTTGGTCGGAAAGCAAATCAG GTATATATTATTGACTTTGGGCTAGCGAAAAGATATCGTGATCCAGGAACCAATCGCCATATTCCTTACAG GGAGAATAAAAACTTGACGGGCACTGCACGTTATGCAAGTTGTAATACTCATCTAGGAATTG AACAAAGTCGTAGGGATGATCTAGAGTCACTTGGATATGTACTTCTATATTTCTTGAGAGGAAG TCTTCCATGGCAAGGGTTAAAAGCTGCAAATAAGAAGCAAAAGTATGacaaaatatgtgagaagaaaTTGGCGACCCCAATAGAG GTTTTGTGCAAGTCGTACCCTGTGGAGTTTGCTTCGTACATGCATTACTGCCATTCATTGAATTTTGATCAGAGACCTGATTATGGATTCTTGAAGCGACTATTCCGCGAGTTGTTCAGTCGACAGG GGTATGATTTTGATTACATATTTGATTGGACCATCCTGAAATACCAGCAGTCACAAAAGACCAAACCTCAGCCACAGTTATCT CCACTTCCTGGTGAGGGTCATAGTAGAGCAACTGTATCTGATGTCGATAAACATCGTCAAG GCGACCACACTTTATATTCTGCGGGGATTTCAGAGCATATGAAACTAGAGAATAGCGATGGTCCAGGCATCCGGATGCAATTTAAGTCACCTACTACTGGGAATTTGAACTTTGACAATCCCCTGAAGAGAAAT ATATTGAGCAATTCAGACTTGCCATCTACCTCATTTTATCCACCTGGAGTTTCTAAACAGAAATCCTCAAGACCTGCTGAAAATACCAGTTCTTCTCATGCTAATGGCGATAAGACCCGCCCTTCAAGCAGCTGGATTCCATCCCTCCACCGAATATCTTCTGCCAAGTGA
- the LOC124911480 gene encoding casein kinase 1-like protein 3 isoform X3: MERIIGGKYKLGRKIGSGSFGEIFLATHVDTFEIVAVKIENNKTRHPQLFYEAKLYKVLQGGSGIPGARWSGVDGEDNVLVLDLLGPSLEDLFVYCGRKFSLKTVLMLADQMISRIEYVHSKGFLHRDIKPDNFLMGLGRKANQVYIIDFGLAKRYRDPGTNRHIPYRENKNLTGTARYASCNTHLGIEQSRRDDLESLGYVLLYFLRGSLPWQGLKAANKKQKYDKICEKKLATPIEVLCKSYPVEFASYMHYCHSLNFDQRPDYGFLKRLFRELFSRQGYDFDYIFDWTILKYQQSQKTKPQPQLSQPLPGEGHSRATVSDVDKHRQGDHTLYSAGISEHMKLENSDGPGIRMQFKSPTTGNLNFDNPLKRNILSNSDLPSTSFYPPGVSKQKSSRPAENTSSSHANGDKTRPSSSWIPSLHRISSAK; encoded by the exons ATGGAGAGGATCATCGGAGGGAAGTACAAGCTTGGCCGCAAGATCGGTAGCGGATCTTTCGGAGAAATCTTTCTAG CTACTCATGTTGATACGTTTGAGATCGTCGCAGTGAAGATc GAAAACAACAAAACGAGGCATCCTCAACTGTTTTACGAGGCTAAGTTGTACAAAGTTCTTCAAGGAGGAA gtggtaTTCCTGGCGCCAGATGGTCTGGCGTTGATGGGGAAGATAATGTACTTGTATTGGATTTGCTGGGGCCAAGTCTTGAAGATTTGTTTGTGTACTGTGGAAGGAAGTTCTCTCTTAAGACAGTCTTGATGTTAGCTGATCAGATG ATATCAAGAATTGAGTATGTACATTCTAAAGGATTTCTACATAGGGACATTAAACCTGATAACTTCCTCATGGGCCTTGGTCGGAAAGCAAATCAG GTATATATTATTGACTTTGGGCTAGCGAAAAGATATCGTGATCCAGGAACCAATCGCCATATTCCTTACAG GGAGAATAAAAACTTGACGGGCACTGCACGTTATGCAAGTTGTAATACTCATCTAGGAATTG AACAAAGTCGTAGGGATGATCTAGAGTCACTTGGATATGTACTTCTATATTTCTTGAGAGGAAG TCTTCCATGGCAAGGGTTAAAAGCTGCAAATAAGAAGCAAAAGTATGacaaaatatgtgagaagaaaTTGGCGACCCCAATAGAG GTTTTGTGCAAGTCGTACCCTGTGGAGTTTGCTTCGTACATGCATTACTGCCATTCATTGAATTTTGATCAGAGACCTGATTATGGATTCTTGAAGCGACTATTCCGCGAGTTGTTCAGTCGACAGG GGTATGATTTTGATTACATATTTGATTGGACCATCCTGAAATACCAGCAGTCACAAAAGACCAAACCTCAGCCACAGTTATCT CAGCCACTTCCTGGTGAGGGTCATAGTAGAGCAACTGTATCTGATGTCGATAAACATCGTCAAG GCGACCACACTTTATATTCTGCGGGGATTTCAGAGCATATGAAACTAGAGAATAGCGATGGTCCAGGCATCCGGATGCAATTTAAGTCACCTACTACTGGGAATTTGAACTTTGACAATCCCCTGAAGAGAAAT ATATTGAGCAATTCAGACTTGCCATCTACCTCATTTTATCCACCTGGAGTTTCTAAACAGAAATCCTCAAGACCTGCTGAAAATACCAGTTCTTCTCATGCTAATGGCGATAAGACCCGCCCTTCAAGCAGCTGGATTCCATCCCTCCACCGAATATCTTCTGCCAAGTGA